The Blastopirellula marina nucleotide sequence TACCGGCGTGGATGAATGGTCGGAACTTTCTTTCTGCCGGCTACAAGGGAAGAGATATGATCTTCGCGGCACGCGATCGTTGCGGCGACGCGGTCGATCGTATTCGCTGCGTGCGGACCGATTCTTTCAAGTACATACGCAATGACTTCCCCGAGCTCCCATATTCCCAGACCAGCAGCTACAAAGATCTGCAATACCCGGGCATGACTGTCGCTCGCGCGTTGAAGCAGCAGGGGAAATTGAATGGCCCAGCAGAGGCATTCTGGGAAGAGTCACGTCCGTCGGAAGAGCTTTATGACTTGAATGCCGACCCCGACGAAACCCACAATGTGGCTGGAGATCCCAAGTACGAAAAGGTACTGACGGACCTGCGAAGTAATCTCGATCAATGGATCGCCGATACGAATGATCAAGGGTACAAGCCTGAACCGAAGCTCGAGGAAACGCTGAAGGCCAGTCAGAAGTGGTCGAGCAAAGCTTACCAGCAGCGCGGGTTCACACGGGATGTCGATCCGGAAGTTTATCTTGAGTGGTGGGAAAAAGAGCTGGGACTGAAATAACTCCCTAACTGGTCTCAGGCATGAACGTCGGCATGATGATTCCCTCAGGCCGCTTCCACTGGCCGCGAACCTGTGAGAAGTGCAGTTCGCAGTTTCGTGCTCCCCAGCTATACAGTTCCTGTACCAGCTGGCTCGCTTCCACCGGCACCAGCCAGACAGGCGCCCGGCCTGCGTGATGCTGAAGCTCGTAATAGATCAGCGCCGCGGCATCCTCTTCCGTGCGCATTACGCCCGGCCCGAGCATGTTCGAGCCGGGGTGAAACACGGATGCCAGGAAACCATCGATACCGCCGGAGGAGTTCTCGCTGACCGATACGTGCCATAGCCCGGATTCGTTTTCTAGAAAATGACGGTAGTCGTCCGGCCGTCGGATGTGATGGAGCTCTTCTTCCAGCGTTACAATCGCATCAAGATCATCCACGGATGCCTGGCGAACATGGTTCATCTTCTCAGGCGGCGTACCACGCTGGATTCCCTCTGCAGGCACTTCCAGGTACATGTCCTGAAAGGTCTTCCGAGGGACGAAGCCGGCTCGGTTATAGAGCGAGAAGGAATCAAGATTCATTGCGCTCGATACCAGACGCACTGGCTTGTCTTCTTTATCAGCGACCGCTATCACGAAGTCCAACAGCTTGCGTGCGATGCCTCCACCGAAGTGATCGGGATGGACGTTCATGATGCCCAAAGACACGTGCGTGGGGCGAGGATGATAGAAGCACGAGCCAGCCAACGTGCCGGTATCGTCGCACTGGGCCACGACGCAGCAGCCTGGATCGAGGGCTTCGTACACGTCGCAGAATACGCTGGCAACCGAAACATCGCCCGTGAAGATCGGTGGCCGGGCATGCGATTGGTACCAGGCGTTGGTCGAATGGTAAATCAGCGAAGTGACCTCATCCTGATCTTCGATTGTCATCGATCGAATCGTGTAGCTCGACATGCTTCGTCCTGAACACGGGCCTGTGGCGGGTTACCAAACTGCCGCTATTCTGCAACGAACGACTCGCGACTGCCACCCTCCTGGCAAGCCAGTGATTTTCGATCAGAAAAGTCTAGTGTTTTTTCAGGCGATCTACTAAAATGGCAATTCGGGCATTGGCAAATCATTGCGGACCCCTCCTCCGGTTTCCTTCCTACCCTTTTCAATCGTGGCTATCACATGTCTCAGATGGCTCACCACGTCTCCTTTATTCGACTTAGGACGTTCTCTTTTGCGCTGGTCGTTGTTTGTCTGCTGAGCGGTTATACGACTGCAGAGGATGACTCCAAGACAGCGAAGGTTCGCTTTGAAAAAGATATCTACCCGCTGCTTCATAAAGCTTGTTTTGAATGCCACGGGGCAGAATCGCAGGAAGCCGATCTGCGTGTTGACGAGCGCAGTGCGTTACTCGAATCCGGTAGCGTCGTGCCGGGCAAACCGGAAGAGAGTGAACTTTTGCGCCGCGTGACCTTGCCCAAAGGTCACGACGAGATCATGCCGGCGGTAGGTGATCCCCTCTCCGCCAGCGAGATTCGCTCGCTACGACAGTGGATTGCCAGCGGTGCCACCTGGCCGGAAGATTTTACTCCGCCCAAGCACTGGTCGTACGTCAAGCCCGAACGCCCTGCCCTGCCGCAGGTAAATGGCAAACAATGGGTGAAGTCGCCGATCGATCACTTTGTTCTCGCCAAGCTGGAAGAGGTGGGATTCGAGCCATCCCCGGCAGCCACACCAGAGAAGTTGATTCGCCGGGTACACTTCGATTTGACCGGCTTGCCACCGACGCCCAAGGAAGTGGAAGCCTTCCTTGCGGATCCATCGGAGGATAACTACCGGCAAATCGTCGACGAGCTATTGGCACGACCTCAGTTCGGTGAACGCTGGGCCAGGCCGTGGCTTGACCTGGCACGCTATGCCGACTCGCATGGTTTTCAGCGCGACGACCTCCGCGAGATCTGGGCGTATCGCGATTGGGTCATTCAAGCGATGAACGATGACATGCCGTTCGATCGCTTCACCGTCGAGCAAATTGCCGGCGATCTTCTGCCTGATGCAACCGAATCGACACGAATCGCCACCGGCTTTCATCGCTGTGCCCCCACCAACGTAGAAGCAGGCTCGCTGCCGGAAGAAACGCGCATCGAGCAAATCATTGATCGCGTTAACACCACCGGGGCCGTCTGGCTCGGAACGACCCTGGAATGCTGCCAGTGCCACGACCACAAGTACGATCCTTTTCCGATGAAGGATTATTACCGGATGCTGGCGTTCTTCAATAGCACCAAGCGCGAAGCCGACCGCACCAATCCCAAGCAGCCGAGCTCAATCGCATTTCAGGGGCCATCCATGAACCTGGCCGATCCGCAGAAGGAAGAGCGGCGCAAACAGCTTCAATCGCAGCAGTCCAAAGTCAAAGAGCAGCAAACGCAACGACGCGGAGAACTTGAAGCAGACTTAAAGACATGGGTCACCAGTATCGACGTCGAAGCGATGAAGGCAGTCCCCGATCCGGTGAAGAAGGCCATCGCCAAGGGGCCTGAGAAGTGGTCGGACAAAGAAGAAAAGACACTGCTCGACTTCTGTGTTGAGCAAGACGGTTCGAGCCAGAAACTAGGCAAGCAGCTCAACAAGATCGAACGCGACCTGAAAGCAGCCCAGCCTGATACCACGCTGGTAATGATCGAACTGGAAGAAATGCGTCCCACGCACATCTTCGAGCGTGGCAACTATCAAACGCCAGGTGAGCTCGTCGAGCCTGGCACGCCGGAGACGCTACATGCGATGCCGGAAGGTCCTGCTAATCGGCTGACGCTGGCCCATTGGTTGGCATCCCAAGAGAACCCACTGGTTGCCCGGGTGGTGGTCAATCGATGGTGGGCAGAACTGTTCGGCCAAGGGATCGTTGCCACGGAAGAAGACTTCGGCATCAAAGGAGAGTCACCAACCCATCCCCAGTTGTTGGATTGGCTGGCGGTCGAGTTCATGGAGAACGGTTGGTCGCGCAAGAAGCTTCTGCGCGAGATTGTCCTTTCCGCCACCTATCAGCAGTCGTCCCATCTGACCAAGCAGTTGCTCGAGCAGGACGATCAGAACAAGCTGCTTGCCCGCGGACCACGTTTGCGGATGGATGCTGAAATGATTCGGGACAACGCACTGGCTGTTTCGGGCCTGCTAAGCCTCAAGCAGTTCGGGCCTCCGATTCGTCCTTATCAACCTGATGGCATTTGGACCAAGGTGGGCGGACAGAAGTACAACTACCAAGTCAGCCCAGGTAGCGAACAGCATCGGCGTGGGATTTACGTTGTCCTAAAACGTGGATCTCCCTATCCGAGTTTCATGAATTTCGATGCGACTTCCCGGCTGGCATGCACCGTGCAGCGGTCTCGAACGAACACGCCGCTGCAGGCCCTCACCCTGCTGAACGATCCGGTCTATGTCGAAGCAGCCCAGGCATTGGCCAAGCGTATTCAGAACGAGACCGCGGATCAGCCGCTTGATCAACAGCTACGGTATGCGTTTCAGTTGTGTACGGCTCGTAAGCCGAGTGAATCGGAACTTGCTACCCTGCATAACCTGTTCGAATCGTCTGGCGATACCGATAAAGCGTGGTCTAACATCGCGACTGCCTTGTTGAACCTGCACGAAACCATCACGAAGGACTAGCACGACGCGATGAATACCCGCAACCAATCAACCGCCATGACGCGCCGCGGCTTTCTGCAGAACAGCGGCATCGGCTTTGGCGGTATCGCGCTGGCGTCCCTTCTTCAGCAAGATTCCAAGGCCGGAGTGTTGGCCCCGCATATCATGCCGCGGGCCAAGCATGTGATTTACCTGCACATGATCGGCGCACCGTCGCAGTTAGACCTGTTTGAACCGAAACCGGAGCTGGTCAAACGTCATAATCAACCTTGTCCGGCGGAAGTAACCAAAGATCGCGACTTTGCTTTTATCGGCAAGACGTCTACCCTCGCTGGCTCGCCGTTCAAGTATTCCAAGCACGGATCTTGCGGTCACAACTTTTCGGAACTGCTGCCACACCTGGCCGGGGTTTCCGATGAGATTGCAATGATCCATTCGATTCATACCGAAGAGATCAACCATGCCCCGGCACAGATGTTTTTGCATTCAGGGTTCGGTCGGGGTGGTCGTCCCAGTTTTGGTTCTTGGGTTTCGTATGGCCTCGGTTCGGAGAACGAAAATCTACCCGGCTATATCGTCCTATTAAGCGGCCCCAAAGGTGGTGCCGGCACGAGTTTATGGTCGAGTGGCTTCCTGCCGAGTATCCACCAAGGGATCCAGTTCCGCTCGGAAGGTGATCCCGTGCTATTTCTTTCCAGCCCGAAGGATCACACCACGCAGGATCGTCGCCGTGTTCTCGACGCGGTATCCGATCTCAACCGACAGCAGTTAGCGGCAACCAGCGATCCTGAGATTGAAACGCGGATCGAACAGTACGAGATGGCCTTCCGCATGCAGGCCTCGGTACCTGATCTGATGAACCTGGAAGGGGAAACGAAAGAGACGCTCGCGTTGTATGGGGCCCAACCAGGTAAAGCCTCGTTTGCGAATAACTGTTTACTCGCGCGTCGTTTGGTTGAACGAGGCGTGCGTCTGATCGAGCTTTACGATGCCGACTGGGACCACCATAGCGGTCTCGATAAACGCCTGCCTGAGAAATGCAAACAAACCGACCGGCCGATAGCCGCGTTGATATCCGACCTGAAACGCCGCGGCCTGCTGGACGATACGCTGATCGTATGGGGCTCGGAGTTCGGCCGGACGCCTCTTCGCCAAGGGGGAGACGCCAAGGGGAATTCGGTCGCTGGCCGAGATCACCACAAAGACGCGTTCACCATGTGGCTGGCTGGTGGCGGCGTGAAAGGTGGCGTCAGTCACGGGCGAACCGATGACTTCGGCATGGATATCATCGAGAATGGCGTCCACGTGCACGACCTCAATGCAACCATTTTGCACCTCTTGGGTATCGATCACGA carries:
- a CDS encoding DUF1501 domain-containing protein, which codes for MNTRNQSTAMTRRGFLQNSGIGFGGIALASLLQQDSKAGVLAPHIMPRAKHVIYLHMIGAPSQLDLFEPKPELVKRHNQPCPAEVTKDRDFAFIGKTSTLAGSPFKYSKHGSCGHNFSELLPHLAGVSDEIAMIHSIHTEEINHAPAQMFLHSGFGRGGRPSFGSWVSYGLGSENENLPGYIVLLSGPKGGAGTSLWSSGFLPSIHQGIQFRSEGDPVLFLSSPKDHTTQDRRRVLDAVSDLNRQQLAATSDPEIETRIEQYEMAFRMQASVPDLMNLEGETKETLALYGAQPGKASFANNCLLARRLVERGVRLIELYDADWDHHSGLDKRLPEKCKQTDRPIAALISDLKRRGLLDDTLIVWGSEFGRTPLRQGGDAKGNSVAGRDHHKDAFTMWLAGGGVKGGVSHGRTDDFGMDIIENGVHVHDLNATILHLLGIDHERLTYRYQGREFRLTDVHGELIRPILA
- a CDS encoding PSD1 and planctomycete cytochrome C domain-containing protein, with the protein product MSQMAHHVSFIRLRTFSFALVVVCLLSGYTTAEDDSKTAKVRFEKDIYPLLHKACFECHGAESQEADLRVDERSALLESGSVVPGKPEESELLRRVTLPKGHDEIMPAVGDPLSASEIRSLRQWIASGATWPEDFTPPKHWSYVKPERPALPQVNGKQWVKSPIDHFVLAKLEEVGFEPSPAATPEKLIRRVHFDLTGLPPTPKEVEAFLADPSEDNYRQIVDELLARPQFGERWARPWLDLARYADSHGFQRDDLREIWAYRDWVIQAMNDDMPFDRFTVEQIAGDLLPDATESTRIATGFHRCAPTNVEAGSLPEETRIEQIIDRVNTTGAVWLGTTLECCQCHDHKYDPFPMKDYYRMLAFFNSTKREADRTNPKQPSSIAFQGPSMNLADPQKEERRKQLQSQQSKVKEQQTQRRGELEADLKTWVTSIDVEAMKAVPDPVKKAIAKGPEKWSDKEEKTLLDFCVEQDGSSQKLGKQLNKIERDLKAAQPDTTLVMIELEEMRPTHIFERGNYQTPGELVEPGTPETLHAMPEGPANRLTLAHWLASQENPLVARVVVNRWWAELFGQGIVATEEDFGIKGESPTHPQLLDWLAVEFMENGWSRKKLLREIVLSATYQQSSHLTKQLLEQDDQNKLLARGPRLRMDAEMIRDNALAVSGLLSLKQFGPPIRPYQPDGIWTKVGGQKYNYQVSPGSEQHRRGIYVVLKRGSPYPSFMNFDATSRLACTVQRSRTNTPLQALTLLNDPVYVEAAQALAKRIQNETADQPLDQQLRYAFQLCTARKPSESELATLHNLFESSGDTDKAWSNIATALLNLHETITKD
- a CDS encoding GNAT family N-acetyltransferase; this translates as MSSYTIRSMTIEDQDEVTSLIYHSTNAWYQSHARPPIFTGDVSVASVFCDVYEALDPGCCVVAQCDDTGTLAGSCFYHPRPTHVSLGIMNVHPDHFGGGIARKLLDFVIAVADKEDKPVRLVSSAMNLDSFSLYNRAGFVPRKTFQDMYLEVPAEGIQRGTPPEKMNHVRQASVDDLDAIVTLEEELHHIRRPDDYRHFLENESGLWHVSVSENSSGGIDGFLASVFHPGSNMLGPGVMRTEEDAAALIYYELQHHAGRAPVWLVPVEASQLVQELYSWGARNCELHFSQVRGQWKRPEGIIMPTFMPETS